In Xenopus laevis strain J_2021 chromosome 2S, Xenopus_laevis_v10.1, whole genome shotgun sequence, a genomic segment contains:
- the inhbc.1.S gene encoding inhibin beta B chain, with translation MAPRFQKEGICVYLLTLLGAWAASTQGLTKKNQCPSCGVQDKEVMMELAKQQILQKLHLKERPNITHPVPRGAVANALRRLHLNKPRMEGLFGSMNWDSNTENPDTDQQSYEIISFAETEYNNESSITLNFQFTRDKEQTAHVLQAHLWLFLKANRTSQLNETIRLYLVQEANSQRILISEKIIDPRWTGWQTFSMKSMLQSFFDGGNKSLQLELNCDGCLDVPVLVNPNDSHQPFLVAQAKVHERSHHATKRSLNCDQNSNLCCRKDYYVDFKDIGWNDWIIKPEGYQINYCMGLCPMHIAGAPGMAASFHTTVFNLIKANNIQTTVNSCCVPTKRRPLSILYFDRNNNILKTDIADMIVEACGCS, from the exons ATGGCTCCTAGGTTCCAAAAAGAAGgcatttgtgtttatttactcACCCTGCTGGGTGCCTGGGCAGCATCTACTCAGGGATTGACCAAGAAAAATCAATGTCCATCCTGTGGAGTGCAAGACAAGGAGGTAATGATGGAGCTGGCCAAGCAGCAGATCCTGCAGAAACTCCACCTCAAGGAAAGACCCAACATCACCCACCCAGTCCCTCGAGGGGCTGTAGCCAATGCTCTGAGAAGGCTGCACCTTAACAAGCCCAGAATGGAAGGGCTATTTGGATCTATGAATTGGGACAGTAATACAGAAAATCCTGACACAGACCAGCAGAGTTATGAGATCATCAGCTTTGCAGAAACTG AATACAACAATGAAAGCAGTATTACACTGAACTTCCAGTTTACGAGAGACAAGGAGCAAACTGCACATGTTCTACAAGCCCACCTGTGGCTTTTCCTCAAGGCAAATAGGACAAGCCAGTTAAATGAAACTATTAGATTATACCTGGTCCAAGAAGCTAATTCTCAGCGTATACTGATCAGTGAAAAAATAATTGACCCAAGATGGACTGGTTGGCAAACTTTCTCTATGAAGTCAATGCTCCAGTCTTTCTTTGATGGAGGAAATAAGAGCTTACAACTGGAATTGAACTGTGATGGATGCCTAGATGTTCCAGTTTTAGTTAATCCCAATGATTCCCATCAGCCTTTTCTTGTAGCACAAGCCAAAGTACATGAAAGAAGTCACCATGCTACAAAAAGAAGTCTTAACTGTGATCAGAACTCCAATCTGTGCTGTAGGAAAGACTATTATGTAGACTTCAAGGATATCGGGTGGAATGATTGGATTATAAAACCAGAGGGATATCAGATAAACTATTGCATGGGTCTTTGCCCAATGCATATCGCTGGAGCCCCAGGTATGGCAGCCTCATTCCACACCACGGTCTTCAATCTCATCAAGGCCAACAATATCCAGACAACAGTGAACTCTTGCTGTGTCCCTACCAAAAGGCGCCCTTTGTCCATTCTTTATTTTGACAGAAATAACAACATTCTCAAGACTGACATTGCCGATATGATTGTAGAAGCCTGTGGATGTAGCTAG